The genomic segment ATGGAGGATGGTATATAAATTCAACGGTGCAATGACAAATCCCGTCTATATTTATGACAGCATTTTCAACATTATTCCGAATAATATCAAGTGCTGGACAACCAATAAATGTCGGAAGGAGTTTGATTATAACTTCGTGATCATTCACAGTTACGTCTTCAACCATTCCTAAATCGACAATGCTAACCGAATCGATTTCAGGGTCTTGCACGGTGTCCAGCAATTCATAAACTTTCTGTTTAATAGAAGTCATAGACACCCTTCTTTCGCTGTAAGTTTCCAAGATTACCAGGTTGCTTGTGAATCTAAATGATATACTTCTGATAGCGTGGCAATCGCTGTATCTAAATCAGATGTATGCACACCATTTCGTCCGTTTCCACGCTTCATTCCAAAGTTAGGCGGTAAATTTAGCTTCGTCTGTTCAAAAATTGGTTGCATCTGCTGAATCCACCGGTGAGTTAATACTTCTTCACTGTCAATCAACCCAAATTCGACCATTTTGCTTCCTTGATCACCAAGCGTCAAAACTCCAGCAAAATCATCAAACACTTTTTGAATTGCCTTTTTCATTCGTTCACGTGCTTCTCCATTGGCATTCACAAGCTGGATAAACCATGTTTTCCAATGCAATAGATGATAATAAAGTTCCATTTCTACTTTGACAGCTACTTCTTGAAGGGGGACATACGAGCATTTTTTTAACGATTCCATCCGTACCTTTTTGGCTTG from the Bacillus sp. (in: firmicutes) genome contains:
- the paaJ gene encoding phenylacetate-CoA oxygenase subunit PaaJ, which codes for MTSIKQKVYELLDTVQDPEIDSVSIVDLGMVEDVTVNDHEVIIKLLPTFIGCPALDIIRNNVENAVINIDGICHCTVEFIYHPPWTSDRITDRGRERLKEFGIAPPPKQRGPNGEWYVDCPYCGSTYTTLENLFGPTACRSILYCKQCKNPFEALKPVSTFN
- the paaC gene encoding phenylacetate-CoA oxygenase subunit PaaC, with the protein product MKVNTAQELNQYPDFKATLIELLFQLADDDFIIAYRGSEWLGLAPHIEEDVAFSSISQDMMGHAAMFYQLLEEIGVGTADELAHGRKSSERRNAILLEEVNGPGHYLEEPYYDWAFAVVRNYFYTQAKKVRMESLKKCSYVPLQEVAVKVEMELYYHLLHWKTWFIQLVNANGEARERMKKAIQKVFDDFAGVLTLGDQGSKMVEFGLIDSEEVLTHRWIQQMQPIFEQTKLNLPPNFGMKRGNGRNGVHTSDLDTAIATLSEVYHLDSQATW